The Roseovarius sp. EL26 genome contains the following window.
GCATCACTGGTGATCGCGCCATCGCGTTCAATGATACCAGTGATTTTACAGCCGTCTTCTTCTTGCAGGAATTTGGCGGCGTGATAGCCCACGTTACCAAGACCTTGCACAACGACGCGCTTGCCATCAAGCGTACCGCTCAACTTGGCTGCCTTTACGTCTTCGGGGTGACGAAACAACTCTTGCAACGCATATTGCACACCCCGGCCAGTGGCCTCGGTCCGGCCTTGAATACCGCCACCGTTGATCGGCTTACCCGTAACACAGGCGCGGCCATTGATATCAGTTGTGTTCATGCGCTTGTACTGGTCTGCAATCCACGCCATCTCACGCTCCCCCGTGCCCATATCTGGGGCGGGAACGTTCTGACTTGGATTGACCAGATCGCGTTTGATTAATTCATAGGCAAAGCGGCGGGTGATCCGCTCCAACTCATCTTCTTCCCATTCACGCGGGTCAATCCGCAGGCCGCCTTTTGATCCCCCAAATGGAGCCTCAACAAGCGCGCATTTATAAGTCATCAGGGCGGCCAGCGCTTCGACCTCGTCCTGGTTAACACCCATCGCATAGCGAATACCGCCTTTGACGGGTTCCATATGTTCAGAGTGTACACTTCTGTAACCGGTAAAGGTGTGAATTTTTCCACGTAACCGGACACCAAAGCGCACGGTATATGTTGCGTTACAAACCCTGATCTTTTCCTCAAGACCCGGCGGGAGGTCCATCAGCGCAACCGCGCGGTTGAACATTAAATCCACACTTTCGCGAAAGCTCGGCTCCTGGGCTGAATTCATTTGCAATTCCCTCCTGACGATTATTTTAAGGCACTTTTTAAACATAAGCCTATACGCATGGTTACCGGATGAGCCGGGTTTGTCCACCCACCAAAGCTGATTCTAAAGGGTCACCCTCGTACGTATCTTCACGAAGATCATCGTAAACAATAGAAAAACAATACCTCGCAATCACGCAGTATTTCCTAAAAAAACCGAAACAATGACAGCCTATCGCCCCATTGTCCGCCACATTTTCGACACCTCTGTTGTAAATAAAAATGCGGTGGGAAACTCCCGCTTTGGGCGTATTGCGCGCCAAGAGGACCAGACATGCATAAGATCGACGCCAAGGAAACTACGGCTATAACCTCGGGAATTGTTCCCCTGCCCGGCCAGATCAAACGCTGGATCTCCCGGTTCCGGCGTGATGAAGACGGCGCAATGACAGTCCTGACCGTTTTCTTTGCCATCATCATGCTGATCATGGCAGGCTTCGGCGTAGATATGATGCGTTACGAGATGCACCGCGCCCGCGTTCAAAACACTCTTGATGCTGCGGTGTTGGCGGGTGCTGGAGCCGCCTCAGGCTTAAACGAAGCCAGAATCGAAGCAGTTGTAAAAGATTATTTCAGCAAAGCCGGGCAACTTGGCACTCTGAACGAGTTCAAAGAGGGTGATATCGTCACCACATTGAACGCAGCTAAAGTTACCGCCTCGGCTGAACTCACACTCAATACGTATCTGATGAAGCTGCTCGACGTGAACACGTTGCGCACGAAAGGCACTTCCACCGCCGAAGTGCGCATTCCCAAGCTGGAAATCTCAATGGTGCTAGACGTGTCCGGCTCAATGTCTCGTACGGGCTCTGATGGGATTGTTAAACTTGACGCCCTCAAAGTTGCCGCCAAGGAATTTGTAACAGATGCGATGGCCATCGGCGACCCCGGTGATGTGATGATCTCGATCGTGCCATTCAGCTTCGGGGTGACCCCTTCCCTTGAGATTTTCAATGCCCTGAACGTGAACCGGACACACAACAGATACGGTCAAGACTACGAAGACGAAACTCCACCATCCAGTCTAAACGAAACCTATTGCATCCGTTTCTCGGGCAACGACTACAACAATACCGCCATCAGCACCTCCGATCTTCTTAAACAACGTATATATTCCTCGCGGTACGGTAATTTCGAGGAACTGGAAGAAGGCAGTAATCGCCCATGGCGGACTTGCTACACAGACAAATACTTCGAAATCCTGCCCTATTCGCTCAACAAAACAAAACTTCACGAGAAGATTGATGGCTTGGTCGCCAACGGCAACACCTCGGGGCACGAAGGCATCAAATGGGGGACAGGTCTGCTTGACCCAGAGTTTCAATCTGTTGCCCGTGCTATAGATCCGACACTCAGCAACATTCCCGCGAATTATACAGAACCTGATACATTGAAAGTCATCGTGATGATGGGGGATGGGGCCAATACCTCAACCTACCAATTCCACCCACTTAGTGAATATGCCCTGATCCAGGCTAACGGCGGAGTTTCGACTGGCTTGGATCTGAGCAACGCCACAGAATATCGCGGCCCTGATGGTGGAATGTACAAATTCACCTTCAACACTGCAGATTACCAACGCGTCCAACATGTAAATTATGGTACAGGCGGGGAGTGGAGAGCCAGCAACAGCACTCAATATATGTACCTGTGCAGTGATGATTACCCTCAATGGGTTTGCAACTATGATAACCGCGAATATGGCGTCGAAGAAACTTATATGCGACGCCCCGGCTCAAACACCTTCTACTTGGTAGAGGGAGCCTCAGGCCAATACAGAACATCGCGCACCTTTAATGAAATCACTTCCGAACTCCGCGGTACAAATCGAAACAATTCGCGCGAAGTCATGGTCTTAGATCAGAATCTTGAGACAGGCGGTGAATTCACTCGAGTGACCGATATTGGTAGTGATACAAGTAACATTGCGACACGACCGTTCAATCAGATCAGTAACACGCACAACAATCGCAATGATCTCACTAATGGCCCTTATCGAACGGTCGAGTTCACTGACACTGTTAATGGCGTTGCAAACACGACGGTCTTCGGGATGCAGCAATTCAGCTGGGAATACATGTGGGGCCATATCTCCCCCGAAGAATACTCAGACATCATCAGCGACAACAACACGGCATACAACGAATTCAAGAATACCGGCCAAGCCGCGATCGGCGGAGATAGCAAGGATGATCGTATGGAAGACGCCTGCAATGCCGCACGCGCCCCAGGGAAAAACATGGTAATCTACACGATCGGCTTTGCGGTACCCGTAGGTGGCACGGCTGAGCGAGAACTCAAAAAATGTGCCCACGGCGACACAAATAGCACTCCCGGCGTCGGCAGCTACTTTGCAGCTTCAAACCGCGCTGAATTGAGAAGTTCCTTTGGAGCAATTCTTGATCATGTGCAGAAACTAAGGTTGACGCAATGATCTCTCAGATTAAATCACGCTTCCTTCACCTGAGACGCAAAGAGGACGGTAACGCCTCTGTTGAATTCTTTATTATCTTCCCAATTTACCTGTCACTGCTTTTCTTATCTATCGAACTGGGTCTTGTGACGATGCGGCATGCCATGCTCGAACGTGGCCTTGATGTTGCTGTACGTGATATTCGACTGGGAACCGGCACCTTTGCATTCGAAGATCCGGTCGATGTGAATGGGAACCCTGTGCTAGATAGCGACGGCAATCCTGTAACTGCGGAAGATGTTAACCATGCGCGCATAGTCAAAAGTATATGTGACAATGCCATTGTTCTCCGTGATTGCCACAAAAACCTGATCCTCGAAATGGTTCCCAACAACATTCGCACTTACACTGCGCTCGGGCCGGATACCGAGTGTCGTGACAAAGATGAAGACGCCAACCCAGCCTATACCGTTGTTCCAGGACAGGAAAACGAGCTTATGATGCTTCGCGCCTGCTTACGATACGATCCTCTCTTCCCGGAAGAGCTTCTCGGCAGAGGGATCGCTGATTCAAAACATAATGGACAGGCTCTGATCATTGCAATGTCGACTTTTGTGCAGGAGCCGCGATGATATGCTATATCAATTGATTAGATTGCAACTCTCACGTTTTAGCAAAGAAACTTCTGGCTCAGCTACAGTTGAATTTGTAGTGACGCTGCCCTTAATGGTCTTGCTGTTAGGCGCAACCTATGAATTTTTCGAAGCACACCGCTACCGTAGTGTCCGCGACAAGGCCACCTATACAATCGCGGACATGGTCTCGCGCGAGCAAGGTGAAGATGCGGATACAACGGTAGACAATGCGGAAGAATTCATTACTGACACCTATGTCGATAATAGCCTGCGCCTGTTCGACGAGATTACCAACGATAACGGCGTCAACCAGATTCGCATCTCGATGGTTCAATTTATCGCTGGCGATGCCGTTGATGATTTGGGCACTTATGTGATTGAGTGGTCCGAAGTCCGTGGCACTGGAACCATGAACGCTTTGACGAATGCAGATCTAGAAAATGCCCATGACCGCCTGCCCCTACGTGCAAACGGTCAGTATCTTCTGATGGTTGAATCAAAATCCGCATATGAACCCGTGTTCGAGGTAGGTTTCAATGATGAATTGGAAATTTCCACTCGTGTCTTTACCGACCTCCGCTTTGCACCTCAACTTAAGTATTATCCACCGGACATTGCCAACACCAACGACCCAAGAGATGACGAAGAAGACGAGGGGGATACATCAGATCCTGATCCAGTTGGTGGGACTGGGGGAACTACGGGCGGGACCGGTACTCCTGGTAGTACATAGCGCTGATCGAATCTGCCATCGCCTTGGCCTGCCCCCGGGATGTCATCCCGCCAACGCCAAGCTTTGCGCCTAAACGCCACCACAGCCCCGGTTGCCACCTTCGTGCAGCCGGGGTTTTCAGTTTAAGGGTGAAACCGCTCGAAGGTTTGAATGCAAATGTTCCTCGCTCGACTGCGACGATGTCGTCAACCAGCGCCAAACGTTCCCCGGAAGAACTACGCAGCTCTGTCCGCGTCAGCTCCAAAGCATGTCCTGTTGCCCGGCGCATCCGGTCTGCCAGCCACAGCGCCCCTGCCCCCGTCATCACCAAAAACAGCAAGGCCAGAATATTCTCTGGTGGGCTATTCAGCGCAACAAAGATCAGCAAAATCCCAAGGATAGCCATTGTAACCACCCCAAATGCCCGGCGTGCGGGTGACGCTCGCAAAACCGCGAGCACCTCGTTCTCAGCTGCTTGATCGCTCATCGTTGTTTTATCCTCTTCACTCAGGTCGCGTGCCGATGTCACCCGCCCACCAAGAGCGTTTGACACCGTGATAAATCATCACCCGGTCGCCGGTTTTGAAATGGGCCAAATCATCCCAGACATGTAGCAGGCTTGTGCCTTCGCGCCCCTGCGCATCCACCCAGACCAACCGGAAACGCGCGCGCCCATTGATCGTGATCATGCTTTGCTTGACCTCTGACACCAGCGCCTCTTCGCGCGTGCCAAACCGCCGTGCACGCACACCGGCCACCGCCCAACGGCCAACCACCCACAGTGCCACCAGCCAGATCATCCCCAGCACCAGACTGAGCCGCGACAAAAACGTGGCCCCTGCCCGGTTCGCTCCGCGCGTCAATTCTACCTTGCTCGGCTGGTTCGGCAAATAAAGCAGCTCAACGCGCCCCCCTTCTTCCACATCGTCGTAAAATGACCGGGGTACCGAACGATCCACTTTCGTCAGATCGCCCCCCGTGGGCGTAAACTGCGCCACCAAGCGATAAGTGATCTCGATATCCCCATCAGGTTCACGATGCTCGCTGGTGTATTTCTTGACCACCTCGGCCTGCGCCAGCCGGCCTTCGTTTTCAAATCGCTCAGCCGTCTTGAAATTGCTCTGTCCAACCACACTAATCAGCAAGATCAGCCCACCCAATACCAACACAAACCAGCCGCCCATCTTCAGGAACAGTTGCACCACCGACGGCGGTCTTTGTCCGATCTCACCAGTCATCTGCGCCAACTCCCTCACAATCCGGCATCAAGCCGTACGAACCCGGCCCAAAACTCTTCCCCTTATGCTGCACATTCGCTAAGGGAGACACAACACCGATGACTGAGGGACAGTGACGCAAATGGCAATGGAAAAGACCTTTAACGCGGCCGAAGCCGAACCCCGCCTGTACGAGGCATGGGAACAGGCCGGTGCCTTCAAGGCCGGGGCAAATGCCAAGCCCGGCGCGAAACCCTTTTCCATCATGATCCCGCCCCCGAACGTGACCGGATCCCTGCACATGGGACACGCGTTCAACAACACGCTGCAAGATATCCTCATTCGCTGGAAACGCATGCAGGGCTTTGACACCCTGTGGCAGCCCGGCACCGACCATGCCGGCATCGCCACCCAGATGGTGACCGAGCGTGAAATGGCCGCGGGTGGCGAGCCTCCCCGCCGCGAAATGGGCCGCGATGCGTTTGTGAACCGCGTTTGGCAGCAAAAGGTCAAATCCCGAGGGACAATCATTGGTCAGCTCAAACGCCTTGGTGCCTCATGTGACTGGTCGCGCGAGGCGTTCACCATGGGCGGCGCGTCAGGTGATCCTGACAAAGACAGCGGCGCACCCAACTTCCACGACGCCGTCATCAAAGTTTTTGTTGAGATGTACAACAAGGGCCTGATCTATCGCGGCAAACGTCTGGTCAACTGGGACCCGCATTTTGAAACCGCGATTTCCGATCTTGAGGTCGAAAACATCGACACCCCCGGCCACATGTGGCACTTCAAATACCCGCTCGCGGGTGGGGCAACTTATACCTATGTCGAGAAAGACGAAGACGGCAACGTCACACTTACGGAAGAGCGCGACTATATCTCAATCGCCACCACCCGCCCCGAAACCATGCTGGGCGACGGTGCGGTTGCGGTGCACCCCACAGATGAGCGTTACGCGTCAATTGTGGGCAAACTGGTTGAGATCCCGGTCGGGCCAAAAGAACACCGCCGCCTGATCCCGATCATCACCGATGAATATCCAGACAAGGATTTCGGCTCTGGTGCTGTGAAAATCACCGGCGCGCATGACTTCAACGACTACCAAGTCGCCAAACGCGGTGGCATCCCAATGTACCGCCTGATGGACACCCGCGGTCACATGCGCGCGGATGGCGCGCCGTATGCCGAGGCTGCCACTATCGCCATGTCCGTCGCACAGGGCGAACAAACCCTGACCGAGAATGAGGCTGACGCCATCAACCTCGTCCCTGATGACCTGCGCGGTCTCGACCGGTTCGAAGCGCGCAAGCTGGTGGTTGATCAAATCACCGCTGAGGGCCTCGCCGTGATGACCACCGCGACTCAAAAGGATGACGAGGGCAACGAGATCGAAGTCACCGTGCCCTACGTGGAAAACAAACCAATCATGCAGCCCTTTGGTGACAGATCGAAAGTTGTGATCGAGCCGATGTTGACCGACCAATGGTTTGTCGATGCTGAAAAAATCGTTGGCCCCGCACTGGACGCGGTCAAGGACGGCCGGGTCAAAATCATGCCGGAAAGCGGCGAAAAGGTCTATTACCACTGGCTGGAAAACATCGAGCCCTGGTGCATCTCGCGCCAACTCTGGTGGGGTCACCAGATCCCAGTGTGGTATGGGCCAAAACTTCGCGATCCCGAAGAAACAAGTATCTGGAAGGGAAAAAAGTACAAGGATCTGCCGCGCGAGCATTCGCTTGGCTACGAAAACCCGACCGAAAATGCCTCTGCCGAACAAATAGCTTTTTGTGGTGCAACCAAAGAATCTGTTCGTGAAGCTGCAGCCAAGTACTATGCAAAAGTTGGCTACACAGCGGACGAAATAGTCTTTTCGGAAGACATCATCGGTGACTCGCCTCTAGGTGCCTACTCTGATCGCCCGCAGCTAACCCGCGACCCCGACGTTCTCGACACCTGGTTCTCGTCCGGCCTCTGGCCCATCGGTACGTTGGGCTGGCCTGAAGAGACCGAGGAACTCAAACGCTACTTCCCAACCTCTACACTAGTCACAGGCCAAGACATCCTGTTCTTCTGGGTTGCCCGGATGATGATGATGCAGTTGGCCGTGGTTGATGAAATCCCGTTTGATACCGTCTACCTGCACGGTCTTGTCCGCGACGCCAAGGGCAAGAAGATGTCGAAATCTTTGGGCAACGTCGTTGACCCGCTTGATATCATTGATGAATACGGCACCGATGCGCTGCGTTTCTCCTCGGCGGCGATGGCCTCTTTGGGTGGCACGCTCAAGCTCGATACATCGCGCATCCAAGGCTACCGCAACTTTGGCACCAAACTGTGGAACTCGGTTGCCTTCGCGCTGGACCACAAAGGCGCTTACGAGGCGGGCATGCCTTCGGCCACTCCGCCCAAGGCCACCGCTGCCGTCAACAAATGGATCATCGGTGAAACCGCCCGTGTTGTCGAAGTCGTCGATGCGGCATTCGCGCAGTACCGTTTCAACGATGCTGCACTGGCGCTTTATGCCTTTACCCGTGGCAAGCTCTGCGATTGGTATATCGAGCTGTCAAAGCCCCTGCTTGATGGCGAAGACGAGGCGCTGAAAGCAGAAACCAAAGCCACGTTGGCCTGGACCATCGATCAGGCGCTGATCTTGCTGCACCCGATCATGCCCTTCATCACCGAAGAGCTGTGGACCCTGACCGGCGAGCGCAGCAAAATGTTGATCCACGCCGACTGGCCGACACTCAGCACCGATCTGATTGATCCTGATGCGGACCGCGAATTGAACTGGGTGATTTCCCTGATCGACGGCATTCGCTCTGCCCGCTCGCAAGTGCATGTGCCTGCTGGTCTGAAAATCCCGATGGTGTGTCAGTCGCTGGATGCTGCCGGACAGGCCGCGCTAGAGCGCAATGAGGCGATGATTTTCAAACTGGCGCGGGTTGATAGTCTGACCCAGTCTGACACGCTGCCCAAAGGATCGATCACCGTGGCGGTCGAAGGCGGCACATTTGCCCTGCCGCTGGCGGATATCATCGACATCGACGCAGAAAAGTCGCGCTTGGAGAAATCCATTCAGAAGCTCGAAAAAGAGCTGGGTGGTCTGCGTGGCCGGTTGAACAACCCCAAATTCGTGGCCTCCGCCCCGGATGAGGTTGTGGCCGAGGCCCGTGAAAACCTAGCCCTGCGAGAGGATGAGGCATCCAAGCTGCAAGCCGCCCTTGATCGGTTGGCCGAAATTGGCTGAAGACGACACAGATAAGCACGCCTTTCAGCGTGGCGATGCCCTGATCTTTTTCGGTGGCATCACCGCGCTGACAGCGATCTCTATCGATATCGTCCTGCCCGCCACCGGCGTCATCGCCCGCGCCTTTGGCGTCAAGGAATCCCTTGGTGCCTTGCTGGTCGGCAGTTATTTTCTGGCCTACGCCGCCGGGATGATGTTCTGGGGGCTGTTCTCAGACGCTTACGGGCGACGACTGGCCCTGATCCTCAGCCTGATTGGCTTCACCGCCTCCAGCCTGCTCTGCGCGCTGGCCCCTAGTTTTGAGATCCTGATCTTAGGTCGCGTCTTGCAAGGCCTGACTGGCGGTGCGCCGGTAATAGCCCGCGCCATGGTGCGCGATGTCAGCTCTGGCAACGAGGCCGCGCGCATTCTGACCGTCCTGACCGCCATCCTAACGGTGGCCACGCTGATTGCACCGGTGCTGGGCTCTGGCCTGCTGGTGCTGTTTGAATGGCGCGCGATCTTCTGGGCGCTCACCCTCTTGGGGCTGGTGTTTCTGGCCTACACTGTGCTGGTGATCAAAGAAACCGGCGGCGAACGTCGCCCTGACCGGTTCTCTTGGTCGTTTGTCTCCAGTTCCTCCCGCAAACTCTTCTCGCTGCCCGCTTACATGGTTCCCACAATATTCGGCAGCTTTGCCTTTGCCGGGTATGCCGCGATCTTGTCGGTTGGCGCGGTGTTGACCGAAAATGTCTATGACGTCTCACCTCAGGCGTTTGGGTCATTGTTTGCGCTGGCCGCCCTTGCCAACACATGCGGCGCGCTTTCCGTCCGGCAGATGCTGAAAACCGTGCCACTGGCGCGGATCACAACAATGGCTGTGGCACTGTTGGGCCTTTCTGCAGCTGTCTCATTGGTGTCTGCCCTGACCACACCAACCTTGCCGCTGTTTTGGGCAGTTGTGTGTCTCTATGTGTTCTGCTTTGGCATGGTCTATCCGACCTCTGTCGCGCTGGCCTTGGAACCGGCTGATGAGATGCCCGGATTTGCCTCATCCCTGATGAGCACGATCCAGACCGCCATGGGCGCAGGAGGGGCCGCATTGGCCACGGTTTTGTTTGACGGCAGCCACCGCGCGATCCCGATCACCATGGCCATATTCGGGCTGTTGGCCGTGGGCACATTGTTGTTGAAACGGCGCGCCTTGCAGGTGTGAATTAACGCTTCATTAACCAATCTACGATTTGTGTACATAACCCGCGTACAGGCTGTACAGGATGTACACAAATCAAACCCCTCTTGCGGCCCGATCTTGCCTGCCGTTAACTGCGGTCCATGACCGGACCTCGTTACACAAAACTCATCGATTCCCTGCCTTCATCGGTGCCTTTCGTCGCCCCAGAGCAGATGGAACGCGACCGTGGTGCGCCCTTTTCCGCCCGCCTTGGCGCCAATGAAAACATCTTCGGCCCCTCTCCCAAAGCGATTGAGGCCATGCGGCAAACCGCTGAAAACGTTTGGAAATACGGGGAGCCCGATAGTTACGCCCTGCGCCATGCACTGGCCGTGCATCACAAAGTGCGCCCTGACAATGTGCTTGTTGGCGAAGGAATCGATGGCCTGCTGGGCTATCTGGTGCGCCTGCTGATAGAGCCGGGAGATGCGGTTGTCACCTCTGATGGGGCCTATCCGACCTTCAACTATCACGTTTCAGGCTATGGCGGGACCCTCCACAAAGTTCCTTACAAAGATGACCACGAAGACATACAGGCCCTTATTAACAAAGCAAAATCAGTGAATGCCAAGTTGGTCTACTTCGCCAACCCCGACAACCCGATGGGCACATGGCACCGAGGCACTGACATCACCGCAGCCCTTTCTGAATTGCCCGAGGATTGTCTGTTTTTGCTGGATGAGGCCTATATCGAGTTCGCCCCTGAGGGCACTGCTCCTGAGATATGTGCGGACGACCCCCGTGTCATTAGAATGCGCACATTTTCAAAGGCTTACGGCATGGCTGGGGCGCGTGTGGGTTATGCCATCGGCGCTCCGGATCTGATCCGCAGCTTTGACAAAATCCGTAATCACTTTGGTATGAATTTACTGTCACAAGCCGGGGCACTAGCCGCCCTTCAAGATCAGGAATGGACAAATCAAACTATTGAAAACGTTTCACAATCCCGTAAGGCAATTGCGGAAATCGCCAGTCATAACGGCTTGAACGCCCTGTCCTCTGCCGCCAATTTCATCACGGTGGACTGTGGGGCAGATGGGAATTTTGCCCGCAGAGTTCTGGCTGACCTGCTCCGGCAAGGGACCTTTGTCCGCATGCCCTTCGTCGCACCACAAGATCGATGCATCCGTATCAGTTGCAGCAACGAGCGCGACTTGGCACATCTCTCATATGCCCTTCCCTTGGCCCTGAAAGCGGTCCGTTAAGCTGTTTCACCGCATGATAAAGGAGCCTTCTATGTCCTTATATCTGCGACAAATTATAAGCGGAATTCATTGGGTACAGGTCTCAGCCTTGTCATCCGCGCTGCGCCCGCCTAAATGAGAGCAACCCCGGGGCCGCCCCGGCCAACCGGACGGAGCGCGACAAACATGAAGCTTTTCAAAAGAATCGCAGACTGGGAACGGGGTGTCCGCGCCTCTTACAACACTGACCTGTCGACGCCTGAAAATCGACGCCGCGCGCATATCTATAATATGTGGTTTGACCACGCTGTTCTGCGCAAGTTCTGGACCAACTTCTTTGAGGTGGCCCCAGGAGTTTACCGCTCGAACCAGCCGACTCATGAGCGCTTTGTCAAACTCAAAGCGATGGGAATTAAAACCATCCTCAACCTGCGTGGCGCAGCGGGTGCTGCGCATTATCTGGTCGAGGAAGAAAGCTGTCGCCAGCTTGGCCTCACTTTGGTTAACTGTACCTTACATGCCCGCACGGCAGCCCCACCTGAAGATATTCTGGCCGTGATTGACGCCTTTCGCACTATTGAAAAACCGTTTGTCATGCACTGTAAATCTGGTGCAGACCGGGCTGGCTTTGCCTCGGCCATCTATCTGATGGAAATCGAAGGAAGGCCTGTGTCTGAGGCACGCAAAATGCTGAGCTTCAAATATGTGCATATCAAAAGCTCGCGCACCGGTGTTTTGGATTACCTGCTGGATTGCTACGAGGCGCGTAACGCCCAAAGTCCGATCAGTTTTGAAAGCTGGGTGAAAACTGAATATGACGACAAGCAGGTGCAAAAAGAGTTCGAAGAGAACTTTAAACCCTGGCTCTAATACTTCCGCGCCAAATCATCAGGATCGGCCCCAAATAGATACCGCATTAGCAGCGACATGTTGCGCACGCCTCGGCGCAGCCATCCGTCGCGCTCGTACCGCGCCGCACTGGTTGTCACAGCCGCAGGCATCGCCCTGAGCGTCTGCAAAGATCGGACCAGTGCAACATCTTCCATCAGCGGGATGTCGGCATAGCCGCCAGCGGTCT
Protein-coding sequences here:
- a CDS encoding TadE/TadG family type IV pilus assembly protein, coding for MHKIDAKETTAITSGIVPLPGQIKRWISRFRRDEDGAMTVLTVFFAIIMLIMAGFGVDMMRYEMHRARVQNTLDAAVLAGAGAASGLNEARIEAVVKDYFSKAGQLGTLNEFKEGDIVTTLNAAKVTASAELTLNTYLMKLLDVNTLRTKGTSTAEVRIPKLEISMVLDVSGSMSRTGSDGIVKLDALKVAAKEFVTDAMAIGDPGDVMISIVPFSFGVTPSLEIFNALNVNRTHNRYGQDYEDETPPSSLNETYCIRFSGNDYNNTAISTSDLLKQRIYSSRYGNFEELEEGSNRPWRTCYTDKYFEILPYSLNKTKLHEKIDGLVANGNTSGHEGIKWGTGLLDPEFQSVARAIDPTLSNIPANYTEPDTLKVIVMMGDGANTSTYQFHPLSEYALIQANGGVSTGLDLSNATEYRGPDGGMYKFTFNTADYQRVQHVNYGTGGEWRASNSTQYMYLCSDDYPQWVCNYDNREYGVEETYMRRPGSNTFYLVEGASGQYRTSRTFNEITSELRGTNRNNSREVMVLDQNLETGGEFTRVTDIGSDTSNIATRPFNQISNTHNNRNDLTNGPYRTVEFTDTVNGVANTTVFGMQQFSWEYMWGHISPEEYSDIISDNNTAYNEFKNTGQAAIGGDSKDDRMEDACNAARAPGKNMVIYTIGFAVPVGGTAERELKKCAHGDTNSTPGVGSYFAASNRAELRSSFGAILDHVQKLRLTQ
- a CDS encoding TadE/TadG family type IV pilus assembly protein — protein: MLYQLIRLQLSRFSKETSGSATVEFVVTLPLMVLLLGATYEFFEAHRYRSVRDKATYTIADMVSREQGEDADTTVDNAEEFITDTYVDNSLRLFDEITNDNGVNQIRISMVQFIAGDAVDDLGTYVIEWSEVRGTGTMNALTNADLENAHDRLPLRANGQYLLMVESKSAYEPVFEVGFNDELEISTRVFTDLRFAPQLKYYPPDIANTNDPRDDEEDEGDTSDPDPVGGTGGTTGGTGTPGST
- a CDS encoding Glu/Leu/Phe/Val dehydrogenase, whose amino-acid sequence is MNSAQEPSFRESVDLMFNRAVALMDLPPGLEEKIRVCNATYTVRFGVRLRGKIHTFTGYRSVHSEHMEPVKGGIRYAMGVNQDEVEALAALMTYKCALVEAPFGGSKGGLRIDPREWEEDELERITRRFAYELIKRDLVNPSQNVPAPDMGTGEREMAWIADQYKRMNTTDINGRACVTGKPINGGGIQGRTEATGRGVQYALQELFRHPEDVKAAKLSGTLDGKRVVVQGLGNVGYHAAKFLQEEDGCKITGIIERDGAITSDAGLDVESVRNWIMKHGGVKGFPDATYVENGGLVLEQDCDILIPAALEGVINLSNAANVKAPLIIEAANGPVTAGADEILRKKGCVIVPDMYANAGGVTVSYFEWVKNLSHIRFGRLGRRQEEARHQLIVDELNALDTELGDSWSMTPDFKQKYLRGAGELELVRSGLDDTMRAAYQSMRELWHGRDDVEDLRTAAYLVSIGKVADSYRALGL
- a CDS encoding valine--tRNA ligase, with the translated sequence MAMEKTFNAAEAEPRLYEAWEQAGAFKAGANAKPGAKPFSIMIPPPNVTGSLHMGHAFNNTLQDILIRWKRMQGFDTLWQPGTDHAGIATQMVTEREMAAGGEPPRREMGRDAFVNRVWQQKVKSRGTIIGQLKRLGASCDWSREAFTMGGASGDPDKDSGAPNFHDAVIKVFVEMYNKGLIYRGKRLVNWDPHFETAISDLEVENIDTPGHMWHFKYPLAGGATYTYVEKDEDGNVTLTEERDYISIATTRPETMLGDGAVAVHPTDERYASIVGKLVEIPVGPKEHRRLIPIITDEYPDKDFGSGAVKITGAHDFNDYQVAKRGGIPMYRLMDTRGHMRADGAPYAEAATIAMSVAQGEQTLTENEADAINLVPDDLRGLDRFEARKLVVDQITAEGLAVMTTATQKDDEGNEIEVTVPYVENKPIMQPFGDRSKVVIEPMLTDQWFVDAEKIVGPALDAVKDGRVKIMPESGEKVYYHWLENIEPWCISRQLWWGHQIPVWYGPKLRDPEETSIWKGKKYKDLPREHSLGYENPTENASAEQIAFCGATKESVREAAAKYYAKVGYTADEIVFSEDIIGDSPLGAYSDRPQLTRDPDVLDTWFSSGLWPIGTLGWPEETEELKRYFPTSTLVTGQDILFFWVARMMMMQLAVVDEIPFDTVYLHGLVRDAKGKKMSKSLGNVVDPLDIIDEYGTDALRFSSAAMASLGGTLKLDTSRIQGYRNFGTKLWNSVAFALDHKGAYEAGMPSATPPKATAAVNKWIIGETARVVEVVDAAFAQYRFNDAALALYAFTRGKLCDWYIELSKPLLDGEDEALKAETKATLAWTIDQALILLHPIMPFITEELWTLTGERSKMLIHADWPTLSTDLIDPDADRELNWVISLIDGIRSARSQVHVPAGLKIPMVCQSLDAAGQAALERNEAMIFKLARVDSLTQSDTLPKGSITVAVEGGTFALPLADIIDIDAEKSRLEKSIQKLEKELGGLRGRLNNPKFVASAPDEVVAEARENLALREDEASKLQAALDRLAEIG
- a CDS encoding TadE/TadG family type IV pilus assembly protein translates to MISQIKSRFLHLRRKEDGNASVEFFIIFPIYLSLLFLSIELGLVTMRHAMLERGLDVAVRDIRLGTGTFAFEDPVDVNGNPVLDSDGNPVTAEDVNHARIVKSICDNAIVLRDCHKNLILEMVPNNIRTYTALGPDTECRDKDEDANPAYTVVPGQENELMMLRACLRYDPLFPEELLGRGIADSKHNGQALIIAMSTFVQEPR
- a CDS encoding DUF3592 domain-containing protein yields the protein MTGEIGQRPPSVVQLFLKMGGWFVLVLGGLILLISVVGQSNFKTAERFENEGRLAQAEVVKKYTSEHREPDGDIEITYRLVAQFTPTGGDLTKVDRSVPRSFYDDVEEGGRVELLYLPNQPSKVELTRGANRAGATFLSRLSLVLGMIWLVALWVVGRWAVAGVRARRFGTREEALVSEVKQSMITINGRARFRLVWVDAQGREGTSLLHVWDDLAHFKTGDRVMIYHGVKRSWWAGDIGTRPE